One region of Halomicrobium sp. LC1Hm genomic DNA includes:
- a CDS encoding aldose 1-epimerase has product MGYFDDRPSVSTDFTYRGMDAAILENEHLRVLVLPGKGGDILEFRDKRTDVDVLYHADYQWDPPGDRVIPSTEMTWNEHYPGGWQLNLPVAGGPMSIPGNHYDHHGESALIPWDATVTRDDADAVTLELSTRLRRYPFAVTRELTLPADESSLEVAESVTNEGEYELEYAWQHHVALGRPLIGPDARLDVPAGESYIDDYPEGHETNRLAGDQHFEWPTAEAVDGEDVDLTAFPPTDSEIHDQAYLLGVDEGWYAVTNSELDVGFALSYPAEHFESLWYWQAFGGMDESPFWGRNYTAGLEPTTAYPGHSYPEAQRENGTMKTLEPGETVSVELTASTYGGRERVTGVVE; this is encoded by the coding sequence ATGGGATACTTCGACGACCGGCCGTCCGTCTCGACGGACTTCACGTATCGCGGGATGGACGCCGCGATTCTGGAGAACGAGCACCTCCGGGTGCTCGTGCTCCCCGGCAAGGGTGGCGACATCCTGGAGTTCCGCGACAAGCGTACCGACGTGGACGTGCTGTACCACGCCGACTACCAGTGGGACCCGCCCGGCGACCGCGTCATTCCCTCGACGGAGATGACGTGGAACGAGCACTACCCCGGCGGCTGGCAGCTGAACCTGCCGGTCGCTGGCGGCCCGATGTCGATTCCGGGCAACCACTACGACCACCACGGCGAGAGTGCGCTCATTCCGTGGGACGCGACGGTGACGCGGGACGACGCCGACGCCGTCACCCTCGAACTCTCGACGCGTCTCCGTCGGTACCCCTTCGCGGTGACCCGAGAACTGACGCTGCCGGCCGACGAATCGAGCCTGGAGGTGGCCGAGTCGGTGACCAACGAGGGCGAGTACGAACTCGAATACGCCTGGCAGCACCACGTCGCGCTCGGCCGGCCGCTGATCGGCCCCGACGCTCGCCTCGACGTGCCCGCGGGCGAGAGCTACATCGACGACTACCCGGAGGGCCACGAGACCAACCGCCTGGCGGGCGACCAGCACTTCGAGTGGCCGACCGCCGAGGCCGTCGACGGCGAGGACGTGGACCTCACCGCGTTCCCGCCGACCGATAGCGAGATCCACGACCAGGCGTACCTGCTGGGCGTCGACGAGGGGTGGTACGCCGTCACCAACAGCGAACTCGACGTTGGCTTCGCGCTGTCGTACCCGGCCGAGCACTTCGAGTCGCTGTGGTACTGGCAGGCCTTCGGCGGCATGGACGAGTCCCCGTTCTGGGGCCGCAACTACACCGCGGGGCTCGAACCGACGACGGCCTACCCCGGCCACTCGTACCCGGAGGCACAGCGCGAGAACGGGACGATGAAGACGCTCGAACCGGGCGAGACCGTCTCTGTCGAACTCACGGCGAGTACGTACGGCGGCCGCGAACGAGTCACGGGCGTCGTCGAGTAG
- a CDS encoding methyl-accepting chemotaxis protein — MTPPRGRDWKRRFVPARLRESYMAKFGVALVVLLLVTASVGIYTQEAVARELEADVDSELQTVGELTANDLENWVEQRRLVAREVSKNHWLATGAIASTLNSEYNDLPDDVVALHYVDTANLDVAATTMNTLSHQNLRERGDPWAQDDVTFDQIDTVLVSEPYTLDSGRTVMAFVSPVLSQRNKAVVLVADVSRVAGEFRSPVEGSVTRVVDGDGRVAFANETSAIGSEYAGASSVQSTAIERGQAGESGVLDGSTAGTAVDGDALVAYAPVEGTDWTVVVHAPRDNAYALVGTVTRPLLVLIGAVVLGLGTVGLTLGRNTVRSLDQLTDYAGAVAAGDLDATAPDNDRDDELGEVVASVGDIHAYLSTVAGQADAIADQRFDAPVLDDEVPGELGVALDQMATDLETMIEDLDAARRDAEAARHEAEQLSDHLETQASEFATTMGQVRDGDLTQRLDPEGQSDAMTEIAESCNAMLAEMETTIEEIQRFADSVADAGHQVAACADDVAEANREVDEAIERIDEGATTQYDRLQTVSDEMSDLSGAIEEVAASADEAATVTSEAATEGERGAELAAASVDTLDQIESTTTETAEAIAALEQEVEAIGEVVTLIDGIAEQTNVLALNASIEAARAGESGDGFAVVADEVKQLATETREATREIEDRIERVRTTANDTVTDVRGMQHRVADGIETIEESLDSLERLGEAVQRANESVQSIDDTTDSQAAASQEVVAMVEAVTEISERTDGDTDRAAESAAAQTDAVAAIADSAGTLTDDAAVLTDRLDRFDTATEGSERSEDEPDGVEQTALERADESERAVSERPDDARPARPETTPPRDSGLVTVETDVLTVDGGEPAADDDQSAAEDEQSAADGDQSAADDDRETAAAVSATADREPRQTE; from the coding sequence ATGACACCGCCACGTGGGCGCGACTGGAAGCGGCGATTCGTCCCCGCGCGACTGCGCGAGAGCTACATGGCCAAGTTCGGCGTCGCGCTGGTGGTCCTCCTGCTCGTGACCGCTTCGGTCGGCATCTACACGCAGGAGGCCGTCGCCCGTGAACTGGAAGCCGACGTCGACAGCGAGCTACAGACAGTCGGCGAACTGACGGCCAACGACCTCGAAAACTGGGTCGAACAGCGACGCCTCGTCGCCCGCGAGGTGTCGAAGAACCACTGGCTGGCCACCGGAGCGATCGCCTCGACGCTCAACTCCGAGTACAACGACCTCCCGGACGACGTGGTCGCACTCCACTACGTCGACACGGCGAACCTGGACGTCGCGGCCACGACGATGAACACGCTCTCACACCAGAATCTCCGGGAGCGTGGCGATCCCTGGGCACAGGACGACGTGACGTTCGACCAGATCGACACCGTCCTCGTCTCGGAGCCGTACACGCTCGACAGCGGTCGGACGGTGATGGCGTTCGTCAGCCCGGTGCTGTCTCAGCGCAACAAGGCGGTCGTCCTGGTCGCCGACGTGTCGCGGGTGGCCGGTGAGTTCCGCAGCCCGGTCGAAGGCAGCGTGACGCGCGTCGTCGACGGCGACGGACGCGTCGCGTTCGCGAACGAGACCAGTGCGATCGGCAGCGAGTACGCCGGGGCCTCGTCAGTACAGTCGACGGCCATCGAACGCGGGCAGGCGGGCGAGAGCGGCGTGCTCGACGGCTCGACCGCCGGGACGGCCGTCGATGGCGACGCGCTCGTCGCCTACGCGCCGGTCGAGGGAACCGACTGGACGGTCGTCGTCCACGCCCCACGGGACAACGCGTACGCGCTCGTCGGAACGGTGACACGGCCGTTGCTGGTACTGATCGGAGCGGTCGTCCTCGGACTCGGGACCGTCGGCCTGACGCTCGGTCGCAACACCGTCCGGTCGCTGGACCAGCTCACCGACTACGCCGGTGCGGTGGCCGCGGGCGATCTCGACGCGACGGCCCCGGACAACGACCGGGACGACGAACTCGGCGAGGTCGTCGCCTCCGTCGGCGACATCCACGCGTATCTGTCGACGGTCGCCGGGCAGGCCGACGCGATCGCCGACCAGCGGTTCGACGCGCCGGTGCTCGACGACGAGGTGCCAGGCGAGCTGGGGGTCGCACTCGACCAGATGGCGACCGATCTGGAGACGATGATCGAGGACCTCGACGCGGCCCGGAGGGACGCCGAGGCCGCGAGACACGAGGCCGAGCAGCTCAGCGACCACCTGGAGACTCAGGCCAGTGAGTTCGCGACGACGATGGGGCAGGTCAGGGACGGCGACCTGACCCAGCGACTCGACCCGGAGGGTCAGAGCGATGCGATGACCGAGATCGCCGAGTCGTGCAACGCGATGCTCGCGGAGATGGAGACGACCATCGAAGAGATCCAGCGCTTCGCGGACAGCGTTGCCGACGCCGGCCACCAGGTCGCTGCCTGTGCCGACGACGTGGCAGAGGCCAACCGGGAGGTCGACGAGGCCATCGAGCGGATCGACGAAGGAGCCACGACCCAGTACGACCGACTACAGACAGTCAGCGACGAGATGAGTGACCTCTCGGGAGCGATCGAAGAAGTCGCCGCCTCGGCCGACGAGGCCGCGACCGTCACCAGCGAGGCCGCCACGGAGGGCGAGCGCGGCGCGGAACTCGCCGCCGCGTCGGTCGACACGCTCGATCAGATCGAGTCGACCACGACCGAGACGGCCGAGGCGATCGCGGCCCTCGAACAGGAGGTCGAGGCGATCGGCGAGGTGGTCACCCTGATCGACGGCATCGCCGAGCAGACGAACGTGCTGGCGCTGAACGCCTCGATCGAGGCCGCACGGGCCGGCGAGTCCGGCGACGGGTTCGCGGTCGTCGCAGACGAGGTCAAGCAGCTCGCGACCGAGACCCGAGAAGCGACGCGCGAGATCGAAGACCGGATCGAGCGCGTCCGGACGACGGCGAACGACACCGTCACCGACGTGCGCGGGATGCAACACCGCGTCGCCGACGGGATCGAAACGATCGAGGAGAGCCTCGATTCCCTGGAGCGACTGGGAGAAGCCGTCCAGCGGGCCAACGAGAGCGTCCAGTCGATCGACGACACCACCGACAGCCAGGCGGCGGCCAGCCAGGAGGTCGTGGCGATGGTCGAGGCCGTCACGGAGATCAGCGAGCGCACGGACGGCGACACCGACCGCGCCGCGGAGTCGGCCGCTGCCCAGACCGACGCGGTCGCTGCCATCGCCGACAGCGCGGGGACGCTCACCGACGACGCGGCCGTCCTCACCGATCGGCTCGATCGGTTCGACACCGCCACCGAGGGCTCGGAGCGGAGCGAGGACGAACCCGACGGAGTGGAACAGACGGCGCTGGAGCGCGCCGACGAGAGCGAACGAGCAGTCTCGGAGCGCCCCGACGACGCGCGGCCGGCCAGGCCTGAGACGACGCCCCCGCGAGACAGCGGCCTCGTCACGGTCGAGACGGACGTACTCACCGTCGACGGCGGAGAGCCGGCGGCGGACGACGACCAGTCAGCCGCGGAAGACGAACAGTCGGCGGCAGACGGCGACCAGTCAGCCGCGGACGACGATCGAGAGACGGCAGCGGCGGTCTCGGCGACTGCAGACCGCGAGCCTCGACAGACGGAGTAA
- a CDS encoding class I SAM-dependent methyltransferase, which translates to MAVPNTVTAALADRPVEGRRCLEAGAGVGNTTAGLLDAGAERVYAVTNDREHARTTRERVADDTRSDRLAVLDADLRTLALSDDSIDLITAHGLCNVLDPAALSAVAATFRRVAAPGCHLVIDDYAPLPETAAVRELFAVENAAAELATGGPALTFYPPDALRRCFVGGGWSFDRERTLLDPVPWTAAHLSAHADAARDHAAACPGDLGDRLAARADRLAAEIGSESAGRMYSLAFRLPA; encoded by the coding sequence ATGGCCGTTCCCAACACGGTCACCGCCGCCCTCGCGGATCGCCCGGTCGAGGGCCGACGCTGTCTGGAGGCCGGTGCCGGCGTCGGCAACACGACCGCCGGACTCCTCGATGCCGGGGCCGAGCGGGTCTACGCCGTCACGAACGACCGAGAACACGCCCGGACGACCCGCGAACGAGTGGCCGACGACACGCGATCCGACCGGCTGGCCGTCCTCGACGCGGATCTACGCACGCTCGCGCTGTCCGACGACTCGATCGACCTGATCACGGCCCACGGGCTCTGTAACGTCCTCGATCCCGCTGCGCTGTCGGCGGTCGCGGCGACCTTCCGCCGCGTCGCAGCGCCCGGCTGTCACCTCGTGATCGACGACTACGCTCCGCTGCCCGAGACGGCTGCCGTTCGCGAACTGTTCGCCGTCGAGAACGCCGCTGCGGAGCTTGCGACCGGTGGGCCGGCGCTGACGTTCTACCCGCCCGACGCGCTCAGACGCTGCTTCGTCGGTGGGGGCTGGTCGTTCGACCGCGAACGGACGCTGCTGGACCCGGTGCCCTGGACTGCGGCGCATCTGTCGGCCCACGCCGACGCGGCCCGCGATCACGCGGCGGCCTGTCCGGGGGATCTCGGCGACCGACTGGCAGCGCGTGCCGACCGACTCGCGGCGGAGATCGGTTCCGAGTCCGCCGGTCGGATGTACAGCCTCGCGTTTCGGCTGCCGGCGTGA
- a CDS encoding aldo/keto reductase → METRPLGDTGQDSTVVTFGTIALNWLEQEGADQLVEHVLDYGVNHFDVAPTYGDAELKLGPKLRQHREEIFLGCKTQERDYEGAWQMLERSLDRLGVDTIDLYQVHGLEYETELDAITADDGALRAFREARAEGLIDHVGLTSHSEPALVLDAIDRIDNLDSLMFPLNPVVAAKDDGNHDYEAVLDRAHAADVGTLGIKAFAAGSWPDTDELPEADRPFANWYRPVTAPDEIRRRFDFAASQGLTSVVSAGDPKLVTMILEAAADYEEMDEAAQRSLIEQVRHDDSPVPEQLHH, encoded by the coding sequence ATGGAGACACGCCCGCTCGGCGACACCGGTCAGGACAGCACCGTCGTGACCTTCGGTACGATCGCGCTCAACTGGCTCGAACAGGAGGGCGCGGATCAGCTGGTCGAACACGTCCTGGACTACGGCGTCAATCACTTCGACGTGGCACCGACCTACGGCGACGCGGAACTGAAGCTCGGACCGAAGCTCCGCCAGCACCGCGAGGAGATCTTCCTCGGGTGCAAGACCCAGGAACGCGACTACGAGGGAGCCTGGCAGATGCTCGAACGGTCGCTCGACCGCCTCGGCGTCGACACCATCGACCTCTATCAGGTCCACGGGCTGGAGTACGAGACGGAACTCGACGCGATCACCGCCGACGACGGCGCACTGCGGGCCTTCCGCGAGGCCCGAGCGGAAGGGCTGATCGACCACGTCGGGCTGACCAGTCACAGCGAGCCGGCGCTCGTCCTCGACGCGATCGATCGCATCGACAACCTCGACTCGCTGATGTTCCCGCTGAACCCGGTCGTCGCCGCGAAGGACGACGGGAATCACGACTACGAGGCAGTGCTCGACCGGGCCCACGCGGCCGACGTCGGGACCCTCGGCATCAAGGCCTTCGCCGCCGGCTCCTGGCCCGACACCGACGAGCTCCCCGAAGCAGATCGCCCGTTCGCGAACTGGTACCGACCGGTCACGGCCCCCGACGAGATCCGGCGACGATTCGACTTCGCGGCCTCTCAGGGGCTGACCAGCGTCGTCAGCGCGGGCGACCCCAAGCTCGTGACGATGATCCTCGAAGCCGCCGCCGACTACGAAGAGATGGACGAGGCCGCCCAGCGCTCGCTGATCGAGCAGGTGCGCCACGACGACAGCCCGGTCCCCGAACAGCTCCACCACTGA
- a CDS encoding ABC transporter permease: MKFLRVVAWRVALGGVAAWAVLTAVFGLFTLTEDWVLQRQVGALKWAGEEEDAIAAVRDQYLGTRGLDRPLAVQYLDWLGNMVTLDWGRSFVTGDPVFGTVLAAAGRTAMYVLPALALAVAVGVAFGLFLALRPESRLGSVGLGTIYLAFAVPNFWLGGLLVSLARAGVISRPPLVFEHLLPIVLTATTLLGGVVSYARAHAAEHASADFVRLLRAKGAGSRRVATHVLRNAAVPIFSLVFTEALALLVLAVFVVEVLFGIDGFGSLLFRSVDQRDLPVLLGGTLVIIAVGVVGNVVQDLSYGVLDPRIDDSGR; encoded by the coding sequence ATGAAGTTCCTCCGCGTCGTCGCCTGGCGCGTCGCTCTCGGTGGCGTGGCCGCCTGGGCGGTCCTGACGGCGGTGTTCGGGCTCTTTACGCTCACCGAGGACTGGGTGTTGCAGCGACAGGTCGGCGCGCTCAAGTGGGCCGGCGAGGAGGAGGACGCCATCGCCGCCGTCCGCGACCAGTACCTCGGGACCCGCGGGCTGGACCGCCCGCTCGCCGTCCAGTATCTCGACTGGCTGGGCAACATGGTGACCCTCGACTGGGGGCGCTCGTTCGTCACGGGCGATCCCGTCTTCGGGACCGTCCTCGCGGCGGCGGGACGGACGGCGATGTACGTGCTCCCCGCCCTCGCACTCGCGGTTGCCGTCGGTGTCGCCTTCGGCCTCTTCCTCGCGCTCCGGCCCGAGAGCCGCCTCGGGAGCGTCGGGCTCGGGACGATCTACCTCGCCTTCGCGGTCCCGAACTTCTGGCTCGGGGGACTGCTGGTCTCGCTCGCGCGTGCCGGCGTGATCTCGCGGCCGCCGCTGGTCTTCGAGCACCTGTTGCCCATCGTCCTCACGGCGACGACGCTGCTCGGCGGGGTCGTCAGCTACGCCCGCGCTCACGCCGCCGAGCACGCCTCGGCCGACTTCGTCCGCCTCCTGCGGGCCAAGGGGGCCGGCTCGCGCCGCGTCGCGACCCACGTCCTCCGGAACGCGGCGGTGCCGATCTTCTCGCTCGTGTTCACCGAGGCGCTGGCGCTGCTCGTGCTGGCGGTGTTCGTCGTCGAGGTGCTCTTCGGGATCGACGGCTTTGGCTCCCTGCTCTTCCGGTCCGTCGACCAGCGCGACCTCCCGGTGTTGCTGGGCGGGACGCTGGTCATCATCGCGGTCGGCGTCGTCGGCAACGTCGTGCAGGACCTCTCCTACGGCGTGCTCGATCCCCGGATCGACGACTCGGGCCGCTGA
- a CDS encoding ABC transporter permease has protein sequence MAAPSERPRFERVDWSAVDATRRTVTPERTILAVGLLIVAALWLYDRYVAHVYLVAEWAVTPVDWAVMAGLVVLTAYGVVPAVRNREATLRVASAIRDRPVLVAALCFLGGLFVVGTVLPLVLGRPELNFGYVYQPPLGFAADAGWSPNCAGEIRQGTGIQRYCEGSLQAPLGTNGRGQLVESLLVSGARVAIYVVVFTLAFVVPLATAVGVTAGFRGGRLDDVLRTYVDVQLCIPAIFLYFVGYMYVGASLALLLATFGLLSWGPVARLVRSEVLQRREDGYVVVARSLGASDWYVARRHVLPNVTNTLVPAVVHLVAILIVAEAGVAFLGFSDVELYSWGSTIAEGLSPDRGTAHQVWWVSTAPAVALAATVVSLKLVGDGLRDVLDPRGEH, from the coding sequence ATGGCAGCGCCCTCCGAGCGTCCCCGGTTCGAGCGCGTCGACTGGTCAGCGGTCGACGCCACGCGACGTACCGTCACCCCAGAGCGAACGATCCTCGCCGTCGGGCTCCTGATCGTCGCGGCCCTCTGGCTGTACGACCGATACGTGGCCCACGTCTATCTCGTCGCCGAGTGGGCCGTGACGCCGGTCGACTGGGCCGTGATGGCGGGCCTGGTCGTCCTGACCGCCTACGGCGTCGTCCCCGCGGTGCGGAACCGCGAGGCGACCCTGCGCGTCGCCAGCGCGATACGAGACCGTCCGGTACTGGTCGCGGCGCTTTGCTTTCTCGGCGGCCTCTTCGTCGTCGGCACCGTCCTGCCGCTCGTACTGGGCCGCCCCGAACTCAACTTCGGATACGTCTACCAGCCGCCGCTGGGCTTTGCAGCCGACGCCGGCTGGAGCCCGAACTGTGCCGGCGAGATCCGACAGGGAACGGGGATCCAGCGGTACTGCGAGGGATCGCTCCAGGCACCGCTGGGGACCAACGGTCGCGGCCAACTCGTCGAATCCCTGCTGGTGTCGGGCGCGCGCGTCGCCATCTACGTCGTCGTGTTCACCCTGGCGTTCGTCGTCCCGCTGGCGACCGCGGTCGGGGTCACGGCGGGTTTCCGCGGCGGTCGCCTCGACGACGTGTTGCGGACCTACGTCGACGTACAGCTTTGCATCCCGGCGATCTTCCTCTACTTCGTCGGCTACATGTACGTCGGCGCGTCGCTGGCGCTGTTGCTGGCGACCTTCGGACTGCTGAGCTGGGGGCCGGTCGCGCGGCTGGTCCGCAGCGAAGTGCTCCAGCGCCGCGAGGACGGCTACGTCGTCGTCGCGCGCAGCCTCGGCGCGTCCGACTGGTACGTCGCCCGACGGCACGTCCTCCCGAACGTCACGAACACGCTCGTGCCCGCGGTCGTCCACCTCGTCGCGATACTGATCGTCGCAGAGGCCGGGGTCGCCTTCCTCGGCTTCTCGGACGTGGAGCTGTACTCCTGGGGCTCGACCATCGCCGAGGGGCTGAGTCCGGACCGCGGGACGGCCCACCAGGTGTGGTGGGTCTCGACGGCCCCCGCGGTCGCGCTGGCCGCGACCGTCGTCTCGCTGAAGCTCGTCGGCGACGGGCTCCGGGACGTGCTGGATCCGCGAGGTGAGCACTGA
- a CDS encoding ABC transporter ATP-binding protein yields MSGDHSDPLLAVEELRTLIRADRGTVRAVDGVSFAVDRGEAVCLVGESGSGKSVTCESLTGIVPQPPAEIVGGSVTFDGIDLRAADTDRSAIRGARIGHVFQNPQHALDPVYSVGDQLVEAITIHREVDEATARERAIDLLGRVGIPRAAQRVDDYPHEFSGGMAQRVAVAIALAAEPDLLIADEPTTAVDVTVQARLIDLLRGLLDDGMGLLLITHDLRVVAALADRVLVMFGGTIVERGPVEAVFDRPAHPYTQALFDSYDGTTRLAERPSRDELPADGCRFRAECPHAVQSCAGGEQPGFHTVSDGASTDDHAASCVYYGDGYDAEVIQSAGRAVQQSATGDDDD; encoded by the coding sequence ATGTCGGGCGATCACTCCGACCCGCTGCTGGCAGTCGAGGAGCTCCGAACGCTCATCCGGGCAGACCGGGGGACCGTCCGGGCCGTCGACGGCGTGAGCTTCGCCGTCGATCGGGGCGAGGCGGTCTGTCTCGTCGGCGAGTCCGGCAGCGGCAAGAGCGTCACCTGCGAGTCCCTGACCGGCATCGTCCCACAGCCCCCCGCAGAGATCGTCGGCGGCTCGGTTACCTTCGACGGAATCGACCTCCGGGCGGCCGACACGGATCGCTCGGCGATTCGGGGCGCGCGGATCGGTCACGTCTTCCAGAATCCCCAGCACGCCCTCGATCCCGTCTACTCGGTCGGCGACCAGCTCGTCGAGGCGATCACGATCCACCGGGAGGTCGACGAGGCGACGGCCCGAGAGCGGGCGATCGACCTGCTGGGGCGTGTCGGCATTCCACGGGCGGCCCAGCGCGTCGACGACTACCCCCACGAGTTCTCCGGCGGGATGGCCCAGCGGGTCGCCGTCGCGATCGCGCTGGCCGCGGAGCCGGACCTGCTGATCGCCGACGAGCCGACGACGGCGGTCGACGTGACCGTCCAGGCCCGCCTGATCGACCTGCTGCGGGGGCTGCTCGACGACGGGATGGGGCTGTTGTTGATCACCCACGACCTCCGGGTCGTCGCCGCGCTGGCGGACCGCGTGCTCGTGATGTTCGGCGGCACCATCGTCGAGCGCGGCCCCGTCGAGGCGGTGTTCGACCGGCCGGCCCATCCCTACACGCAGGCGCTGTTCGACAGCTACGACGGGACGACGCGACTCGCCGAACGGCCCTCGCGCGACGAGTTGCCCGCCGACGGCTGTCGCTTCCGCGCGGAGTGTCCCCACGCCGTCCAGTCGTGTGCCGGCGGGGAACAGCCCGGATTCCACACCGTGAGCGACGGCGCGAGCACCGACGACCACGCCGCCTCGTGTGTCTACTACGGCGACGGCTACGACGCCGAGGTGATCCAGTCTGCGGGCCGTGCCGTCCAGCAGAGCGCGACGGGGGACGACGATGACTGA
- a CDS encoding oligopeptide/dipeptide ABC transporter ATP-binding protein — translation MTERPDAEGEPLLAVEGLERHYPITEGWLRREVGRVRAVDGVSFEIREGEAFGLVGESGSGKTTLAHTLLGLEERTGGTVRFDGDPVSELSDAERRSFRRRVQLVVQDPNEAFNPRIRVGEAVAEPLALNGMDDGDRRRAIVEDLLERVGLDAADTDRYPHEFSDGEKQRLAIARALVVDPDLVVADEPTSALDARVKSDILALLEEVRREFDVSLLFVSHDIDVVRRFCDRVAVMYLGEIVERGPTHRVLDAPAHPYTEVLLDSVPSLDPSDRSLVRPLTDTIPDPADPPSGCRFHTRCPAIVGPEELSAATWERLASFRFTVQTGELPASIDLADPPDPATIRSVFDLPGAIDDEAIAEGVDDAVAALADGDLDRASERLAAVLPSVCEQQVPATVTVDGRPVKCHRHDPAIDAEPRPE, via the coding sequence ATGACTGAGCGACCCGACGCCGAGGGCGAGCCGCTGCTCGCGGTCGAGGGCCTGGAACGCCACTACCCGATCACTGAGGGGTGGCTCCGCCGCGAGGTCGGACGCGTCAGGGCCGTCGACGGCGTGAGCTTCGAGATCCGCGAGGGCGAGGCGTTCGGGCTGGTCGGCGAGTCCGGCAGCGGGAAGACGACGCTCGCCCACACCCTGCTGGGGCTCGAAGAGCGGACCGGCGGCACCGTCCGCTTCGACGGCGACCCGGTGAGCGAGCTCTCCGATGCGGAACGACGGTCGTTCCGCCGCCGCGTCCAGCTGGTCGTCCAGGACCCCAACGAGGCGTTCAACCCACGCATCCGGGTCGGGGAGGCGGTCGCGGAGCCGCTCGCGCTCAACGGAATGGACGACGGCGACCGGCGACGTGCGATCGTCGAGGACCTGCTGGAGCGGGTCGGCCTCGACGCCGCGGACACCGACCGCTACCCCCACGAGTTCTCCGACGGGGAGAAACAGCGCCTCGCGATCGCCCGCGCGCTGGTCGTGGACCCGGACCTGGTCGTGGCCGACGAGCCCACGAGCGCGCTGGACGCGCGAGTCAAGTCGGACATCCTCGCGCTGCTCGAAGAGGTCCGACGCGAGTTCGACGTGTCGCTGCTGTTCGTCAGCCACGACATCGACGTCGTCCGGCGGTTCTGCGACCGCGTCGCGGTGATGTACCTCGGTGAGATCGTCGAGCGAGGCCCCACCCACCGAGTGCTCGACGCCCCCGCTCACCCCTACACGGAGGTCCTGCTGGACTCTGTTCCCAGCCTCGATCCGTCGGACCGCTCGCTCGTGCGCCCGCTCACGGACACGATCCCCGATCCCGCCGACCCGCCGAGTGGCTGTCGATTCCACACGCGCTGTCCCGCCATCGTCGGCCCGGAAGAACTCTCGGCGGCGACGTGGGAGCGGCTGGCGAGCTTCCGCTTTACCGTCCAGACGGGCGAGCTTCCGGCGTCGATCGACCTCGCCGACCCGCCCGACCCGGCGACGATTCGGTCGGTCTTCGACCTGCCGGGGGCGATCGACGACGAGGCGATCGCCGAGGGAGTCGACGACGCCGTAGCCGCGCTCGCGGACGGCGACCTCGACCGGGCGTCCGAGCGACTGGCGGCCGTCCTCCCGAGCGTCTGCGAGCAGCAGGTCCCAGCGACAGTCACCGTCGACGGGCGGCCGGTCAAGTGCCACCGTCACGACCCGGCGATCGACGCCGAGCCGCGCCCGGAGTAG